The following coding sequences lie in one Caproicibacterium argilliputei genomic window:
- a CDS encoding galactokinase yields the protein MKRIQAKDAFLLGSLNEKIKHIYACGEDGCEAVAQRYADAIDCFASLYGEEREVFVFSAPGRTEVGGNHTDHQRGHVLAAAVNLDVIAVVSPNSDYKIRVKSQGYPEDQVDLTDLSVHEEEKNTSQALLRGIANRFVEMGYPVAGFDAYTTSQVLSGSGLSSSAAFEVLIGTAINTLFCGGKESAMKIAQVGQYAENVYFGKPSGLMDQAASSIGGFVAINFANQEHPQAQQVAFDLNSCGYALCIIDTHASHADLTPDYAAIPAEMREVAAYFGKEVLSEVPETQFYAHIPELRKAVGDRPILRTMHFYQDDRRAQEEALALRMKDFEKFKQLVRASGESSFMYLQNIYSAEHWNQQAVSVTLGLISHFAQSLADKDAMAWRVHGGGFAGTVQVFVPQNHAAAFVQAMNAWLGDGSCHLLRIRPVGGIQVAG from the coding sequence ATGAAACGGATTCAGGCAAAGGACGCCTTCCTATTGGGAAGCCTAAATGAGAAAATAAAGCATATTTACGCCTGCGGGGAGGATGGCTGTGAAGCGGTCGCGCAGCGCTACGCGGATGCGATTGACTGTTTTGCTTCCCTTTATGGGGAAGAGCGCGAGGTATTTGTGTTCAGCGCGCCGGGGCGTACGGAAGTTGGCGGAAACCACACCGACCACCAGCGCGGCCATGTGCTGGCGGCGGCGGTGAATCTGGACGTGATTGCTGTTGTTTCTCCAAACAGCGATTATAAAATTCGTGTGAAGTCGCAGGGCTATCCGGAAGATCAGGTGGATCTGACAGACCTTTCCGTACACGAGGAGGAAAAGAACACCAGCCAGGCGCTGCTGCGCGGCATTGCAAACCGCTTTGTGGAAATGGGATATCCGGTTGCCGGGTTTGACGCGTACACCACATCACAAGTGCTCAGCGGCAGCGGGCTTTCCAGCAGCGCAGCGTTTGAGGTGCTGATTGGAACCGCCATCAACACGCTTTTCTGCGGCGGCAAGGAAAGTGCCATGAAGATTGCGCAGGTGGGGCAGTATGCCGAAAATGTCTATTTCGGCAAGCCGAGCGGTTTGATGGATCAGGCAGCCAGCAGCATTGGCGGTTTTGTCGCCATCAATTTTGCCAATCAGGAGCATCCGCAGGCACAGCAGGTGGCGTTTGACCTGAATTCCTGCGGCTATGCGCTGTGTATTATCGACACACACGCGAGCCATGCGGACTTGACGCCGGATTACGCGGCGATTCCGGCAGAAATGCGCGAAGTAGCGGCGTACTTTGGCAAAGAGGTGCTTAGCGAAGTGCCGGAAACGCAGTTCTATGCACATATTCCGGAGCTGCGCAAGGCGGTTGGCGACCGGCCGATTCTGCGTACCATGCATTTTTATCAGGATGACCGGCGTGCGCAGGAAGAAGCGCTTGCATTGCGCATGAAGGACTTTGAGAAGTTTAAGCAGCTTGTCCGCGCATCCGGCGAATCTTCTTTTATGTATCTGCAAAACATCTACAGCGCCGAGCACTGGAATCAGCAGGCTGTTTCGGTGACGCTTGGATTGATTTCACACTTTGCGCAGAGCCTTGCAGACAAAGATGCCATGGCGTGGCGCGTACACGGCGGCGGTTTTGCTGGTACGGTACAGGTGTTTGTGCCCCAGAATCACGCGGCGGCATTTGTCCAGGCCATGAATGCATGGCTGGGTGATGGTTCTTGCCATCTGTTACGCATCCGTCCGGTCGGTGGTATCCAAGTTGCAGGCTGA
- a CDS encoding MATE family efflux transporter: MKQRENLFTRQELWRLIWPLVIEQLLAVTVGMADVTMVSSVGEAAVSAVSLVDMLNVLMLNVFAAMTTGGAVVVSQYLGAENRQGACRAASQLLTVSLLISLLFMVLCLTLCRPILRLFFGAISDEVMQNCVLVFTISALSYPFIALYNAGAALYRSMGNSRVSMLTSVFMNVLNIAGNAFFVFGLHIGVAGVTVSSTLARISGAIVMMQLVRRRDNMVYASFTWEQLKPNLQMIRRILRIGIPSALENSMFQLGRTLVVSIISVFGTVQVAANAVANNLDGVGCIPGQALSLAMITVVGRCVGAGDLQQVRHYAKHLTGIAYASMIAVCGSVLLFLQPIFLLYNLTPDTLALATKLVFIHDGFAMLFWPLAFVLPNALRAANDVRFPMIWSIISMCVFRILFSYILGQHFGMGAVGVWIAMVLDWVFRALIYTIRFLSGKWQAYARLHSVVQTPPAG, from the coding sequence ATGAAACAGCGGGAAAACCTGTTTACAAGGCAGGAATTGTGGCGGCTAATCTGGCCGCTGGTGATCGAGCAGCTTTTAGCGGTGACAGTGGGTATGGCGGATGTGACCATGGTTTCATCTGTTGGAGAGGCGGCTGTCAGTGCGGTTTCACTGGTAGATATGCTCAATGTACTGATGCTCAATGTTTTTGCCGCCATGACCACAGGCGGTGCGGTGGTGGTCAGCCAGTATCTGGGGGCAGAGAACCGGCAGGGAGCGTGCCGCGCGGCATCGCAGCTGCTGACGGTTTCCCTGCTGATTAGCCTGCTGTTCATGGTGCTGTGCCTGACGCTGTGCCGACCGATTCTGCGCCTGTTTTTCGGTGCGATTTCAGACGAAGTCATGCAGAACTGCGTGCTGGTTTTTACCATTTCCGCGCTTAGCTACCCGTTTATCGCTTTGTACAATGCGGGCGCGGCGCTGTACCGCTCCATGGGCAACAGCCGCGTTTCCATGCTGACTTCCGTTTTTATGAATGTGCTGAACATTGCCGGAAATGCATTTTTCGTGTTTGGCCTGCACATCGGTGTGGCGGGTGTCACAGTTTCCTCGACATTGGCACGTATTTCCGGCGCCATCGTGATGATGCAGCTGGTGCGGCGGCGGGATAATATGGTGTATGCCTCCTTTACCTGGGAACAGCTGAAACCGAATCTGCAGATGATCCGTCGGATTCTGCGCATCGGGATTCCCAGTGCACTGGAAAACAGTATGTTTCAGTTGGGGCGCACGCTGGTGGTCAGTATCATCTCGGTTTTCGGCACGGTGCAGGTTGCGGCAAACGCAGTTGCCAATAATCTGGACGGTGTTGGCTGCATTCCGGGACAGGCTCTCTCCTTAGCGATGATTACGGTGGTCGGGCGGTGTGTGGGCGCCGGGGATCTGCAGCAGGTGCGGCACTACGCCAAACATTTGACCGGAATTGCCTATGCCAGCATGATTGCGGTCTGCGGTTCCGTGCTGCTGTTCCTGCAGCCGATTTTTCTTTTGTATAACCTGACACCGGACACCTTGGCACTTGCGACCAAGCTGGTCTTTATTCATGATGGCTTTGCCATGCTGTTCTGGCCGCTTGCGTTCGTGCTGCCCAATGCTTTGCGTGCGGCAAACGATGTCCGCTTCCCCATGATATGGTCTATCATTTCCATGTGCGTATTCCGGATTTTGTTCAGCTACATTTTAGGGCAGCATTTCGGTATGGGCGCGGTTGGTGTGTGGATTGCCATGGTGCTGGATTGGGTGTTCCGTGCGCTGATTTATACCATCCGCTTTTTGTCTGGAAAGTGGCAGGCATATGCACGCCTGCATTCGGTTGTGCAGACCCCGCCGGCAGGCTGA
- a CDS encoding DMT family transporter, with protein sequence MLKTTENAKETAAVVLPAVLCTLLWGSAFPCIKIGYLAFRVQGAFSQILFAGLRFALAGLLVLLFQLVREKKLPVPPRQSCLSVFGLGLVMTTAQYLLFYLGLANTTGVRGSIIQGTGTFLTVILAHFFLRGEDRMTRRRILGCLVGFVGVVLVNLDGAAGGFRLDGEGLLFLATAMFSVGSLLSKGITRTVDPFCATGWQLFLGGAVLVVIGLFGGGRLAPTGAQSWGIFLYLAALSSIAFTIWTVLLQKHPAGQVAVYNFLTPVFGVLLSALFLRESLSGWKTAAALVLVCAGIILVNRSAPAAEPQLPQRNHP encoded by the coding sequence ATGTTGAAAACCACCGAAAACGCCAAAGAAACCGCCGCCGTTGTGCTGCCCGCCGTGCTGTGCACGCTGCTGTGGGGCAGCGCCTTTCCGTGCATTAAAATCGGGTACCTTGCCTTTCGGGTGCAGGGGGCGTTCTCTCAGATTCTGTTTGCCGGGCTGCGCTTTGCGCTTGCGGGGCTGCTGGTGCTGCTTTTTCAGCTTGTGCGGGAAAAGAAACTGCCGGTGCCGCCACGGCAAAGCTGCCTTTCTGTTTTTGGTCTGGGGCTGGTGATGACCACCGCGCAGTACCTGCTGTTTTATCTGGGACTTGCCAACACCACCGGTGTGCGCGGTTCCATTATTCAGGGCACCGGCACCTTCCTCACTGTCATACTGGCACACTTTTTCCTGCGCGGCGAGGACCGCATGACCCGCCGCCGGATTCTCGGCTGTCTGGTTGGGTTTGTGGGCGTGGTGCTGGTGAATCTGGACGGTGCCGCCGGCGGGTTCCGTCTGGACGGCGAGGGTCTGCTGTTCCTCGCCACCGCCATGTTTTCAGTCGGCTCCCTGCTGAGCAAAGGAATTACCCGCACGGTAGACCCATTCTGCGCGACCGGGTGGCAGCTGTTTCTGGGCGGTGCTGTACTGGTGGTCATCGGGTTGTTCGGCGGCGGCAGACTGGCACCGACCGGTGCGCAGAGTTGGGGGATTTTTCTGTACCTTGCGGCGCTTTCCAGTATTGCGTTTACCATTTGGACGGTTCTGCTGCAGAAGCACCCGGCGGGGCAGGTTGCTGTGTACAATTTTCTGACACCGGTGTTCGGTGTGCTGCTGTCAGCGCTGTTCCTGCGTGAGTCCCTTTCCGGCTGGAAAACCGCGGCGGCGCTGGTGCTGGTCTGTGCCGGCATTATTCTGGTGAACCGAAGCGCGCCCGCCGCAGAGCCACAGCTTCCGCAAAGGAATCATCCCTAA